A stretch of the Bubalus kerabau isolate K-KA32 ecotype Philippines breed swamp buffalo chromosome 11, PCC_UOA_SB_1v2, whole genome shotgun sequence genome encodes the following:
- the TTC32 gene encoding tetratricopeptide repeat protein 32 has product MDRQQGQESPAALALAQAHFKKGEYAEAEALYSAYIRQCACAASEGAARGSKCSPEDLATAFNNRGQIKYFRVDFYEAMDDYTSAIEVQPSFEVPYYNRGLILYRLGYFDDALEDFKKALDLNPGFQDAVVSLKQTILDKEEKQRRNY; this is encoded by the exons ATGGACAGGCAGCAAGGGCAGGAAAGTCCCGCAGCCCTAGCACTAGCCCAGGCTCATTTCAAGAAAGGTGAATACGCGGAGGCCGAGGCGCTGTACTCCGCTTACATTCGCCAGTGCGCCTGTGCAGCCTCGGAGGGAGCAGCACGCGGGAG CAAATGCAGCCCTGAGGATTTGGCTACTGCATTTAACAACAGGGGGCAAATCAAGtacttcagggttgatttttatGAAGCCATGGACGACTACACATCTGCTATAGAAGTCCAACCCAGTTTTGAAGTTCCATATTACAACAGAGGCTTGATATTGTATAGGCTGG GATATTTTGATGATGCTTTGGAAGATTTCAAGAAAGCATTAGACTTAAATCCTGGATTTCAAGATGCTGTTGTGAGCTTAAAACAGACTATTctagacaaagaagaaaagcaaagaagaaattattga